From a region of the Thermosipho melanesiensis BI429 genome:
- a CDS encoding rod shape-determining protein, producing the protein MGKNDLGIDLGTANFLVYQKGKGIVLYQPSVVAISKKTGKIIAIGDEAKEMIGKTPEESIIAVRPMKDGVIADYTIISEVLRMFIKRVTIGFFLKPNMVIGIPAKTTTVEKRAVFDAAISAGAKKVYVVSEPLAAAIGAGIDVTKPEGNIIVDIGGGTTDIAVISLGGVVVGDSVKLAGDAMDDMIIKSVRKLLGLIIGESTAEEIKKRIGKAHPEVEDFEMEVKGRDAVTGLPRTDKLNSFDVYKILKPILENLIARIKVVLEKTPPELSADIMEKGIVITGGGALLRGIDKAIYDEIGVPCKIAEDPLTCVARGTGILLEDEELLNEVAVTYE; encoded by the coding sequence ATGGGCAAAAATGACTTAGGAATAGACCTTGGAACTGCAAATTTTTTGGTTTATCAAAAAGGAAAAGGAATAGTTCTTTATCAACCTTCTGTCGTTGCTATTTCAAAGAAAACAGGCAAAATTATTGCAATTGGCGATGAAGCAAAAGAAATGATTGGAAAAACCCCAGAAGAAAGTATTATTGCAGTACGACCTATGAAAGATGGAGTAATTGCAGATTATACAATTATCTCAGAAGTTTTAAGGATGTTTATAAAGAGAGTGACAATAGGATTTTTCTTAAAACCCAATATGGTTATTGGTATACCAGCAAAGACTACAACTGTCGAAAAAAGAGCAGTTTTCGACGCAGCAATAAGTGCCGGGGCAAAAAAAGTATATGTGGTTTCAGAACCACTTGCAGCGGCAATTGGTGCAGGTATAGATGTTACAAAACCCGAAGGAAACATAATAGTTGATATAGGTGGTGGAACTACAGATATTGCCGTTATTAGCCTTGGAGGCGTTGTAGTGGGAGATTCTGTTAAACTTGCTGGAGATGCCATGGACGATATGATAATAAAAAGTGTTAGAAAACTCCTTGGATTAATTATCGGAGAATCAACAGCCGAAGAAATTAAAAAAAGAATAGGAAAGGCACATCCAGAAGTGGAAGATTTTGAAATGGAAGTAAAAGGAAGAGATGCAGTGACTGGATTACCAAGAACAGATAAATTAAACTCTTTTGATGTATACAAAATTTTAAAACCTATACTCGAAAACTTAATTGCTAGAATAAAGGTTGTTTTAGAAAAAACACCTCCAGAACTTTCCGCAGATATTATGGAAAAAGGTATAGTAATCACAGGTGGTGGAGCACTTCTGAGAGGAATTGATAAAGCCATTTATGATGAAATTGGTGTACCTTGCAAAATTGCTGAAGATCCGCTAACATGTGTTGCACGAGGTACAGGAATTTTACTTGAAGACGAAGAACTATTAAATGAGGTAGCAGTAACATACGAATGA
- a CDS encoding flagellar hook-basal body protein, translating to MYRGIYLASMGMLADITKLDTLSNNISNVDTAGYKSDSLAFKAYFEKQLYSFNPMPQKEEVEVKKIGSFEQALILDQVKTNYSQGTLEYTGHSLDFAIDGKGFFVVENAGKRMYTRAGNFKANEEGYLITPEGYYVLGKNDQKIKLDGNVLEKLLVVALKNPRKVGYTFFKGEEVRKENFRILQGYVEKSNVNIVREMVKMIEATRHYETLSKAVTVHDELLNKSINSAGSLK from the coding sequence ATGTATAGAGGAATATACCTTGCTTCAATGGGAATGTTAGCAGATATTACTAAGTTAGACACTCTTTCAAACAATATATCAAATGTAGATACAGCTGGATACAAATCTGATTCTTTGGCTTTTAAAGCCTACTTTGAAAAACAGCTATATTCCTTCAACCCTATGCCACAAAAAGAGGAAGTTGAGGTAAAAAAAATTGGAAGTTTCGAACAAGCTCTTATTTTAGATCAAGTAAAAACAAACTATTCTCAAGGAACGTTGGAATATACGGGCCATTCTTTGGATTTCGCCATCGATGGTAAAGGTTTTTTTGTCGTAGAAAATGCGGGAAAAAGGATGTATACACGTGCTGGGAACTTTAAAGCAAATGAAGAAGGATATTTGATAACACCAGAAGGGTATTATGTATTAGGAAAGAATGACCAAAAAATAAAACTAGATGGTAATGTACTGGAAAAATTACTGGTTGTTGCTCTAAAAAATCCCAGAAAGGTTGGATACACATTTTTTAAAGGTGAAGAAGTGAGAAAAGAAAATTTTAGGATTTTACAAGGTTATGTAGAAAAATCAAATGTGAACATAGTTAGAGAAATGGTAAAAATGATTGAAGCAACACGACATTATGAGACACTTTCAAAAGCAGTAACTGTACATGATGAATTACTTAATAAATCTATTAATTCCGCGGGAAGTCTAAAGTAG
- the flgG gene encoding flagellar basal-body rod protein FlgG — translation MINGLYTAATGMWAQQFKLDTLSNNIANVDTAGYKKVKTEFQDLLYDYSKNAGAATAQNSIHPTGLYVGHGTKLSATTRIFTQGNLERTGNSLDIAISGDGFFQIQLQDGRIAYTRDGQFKIDGNGRIITSNGNLLSPNIVVPQNAVAINISPDGIVTAELQDGTLQNLGTITLVRFINPSGLKAIGDNLYLETPASGAPVEGTAGQDGFGSILQGYVEKSNVDIVKEMVDMISAMRAYELNSRTVQTADEMLRTASNMKR, via the coding sequence ATGATTAATGGTCTTTATACCGCAGCAACAGGAATGTGGGCTCAACAATTTAAATTAGATACACTTTCTAACAACATTGCAAATGTTGATACTGCTGGCTACAAAAAGGTAAAAACAGAATTTCAAGACTTGTTGTACGATTATTCAAAAAACGCTGGCGCTGCAACCGCGCAAAATTCTATCCATCCAACTGGATTATATGTTGGTCATGGAACAAAACTTTCGGCAACTACGAGAATATTTACACAAGGGAACCTTGAAAGAACGGGAAATTCATTGGACATTGCAATTTCAGGAGATGGTTTTTTCCAAATACAACTTCAAGATGGTAGAATTGCATATACAAGAGATGGTCAATTCAAAATTGATGGAAACGGAAGAATAATAACAAGTAATGGTAATCTGCTGTCGCCGAATATTGTTGTACCGCAAAATGCTGTTGCCATTAACATCTCCCCAGATGGTATAGTTACCGCTGAGCTTCAAGATGGAACTCTACAAAATTTAGGGACAATTACACTTGTAAGGTTTATAAATCCATCTGGATTGAAAGCTATTGGTGACAATCTTTATCTTGAAACACCCGCAAGTGGTGCACCAGTAGAAGGAACCGCAGGACAAGACGGTTTTGGGTCAATTCTTCAGGGATATGTAGAAAAATCTAATGTGGATATTGTGAAAGAAATGGTTGATATGATAAGTGCAATGAGAGCATATGAGTTAAATTCAAGAACAGTACAAACAGCAGATGAAATGTTAAGAACTGCAAGTAATATGAAGAGATAA
- a CDS encoding ATP-binding protein — translation MKKLPIGVQDYREIVEENYVYVDKTKYLYDLMTSGKFYFLSRPRRFGKSLTISTLYYIFKGEKELFRGTYIYDKWDFKEYPIIKLDMSDNTLSTYEKFLESLHNKFNELYSKHGLQATTDDLPTMFGNLITELNAKYRERVVILIDEYEAPILEHINNKKEAEKIRSFLREFYKKIKTKDEYIKFVFMTGITKFTKTGVFSALNNLNDISLNKKYSQMLGYTQEELEYYFKEHIEETAREIGMGKEELIENLKEYYNGFSFDGRRSVYNPFSILRFFEEREFKNYWFESGSPSFLYEYIKGRKVTYEELVKYPVSAMDFTTREIEDANANIFFAQAGYLTFKGVKKIGLREKYILDYPNIEVRNSFSKLILEANYGIEGTEEIENRIYEKIEKGEIKGLIEEIKRIISSIPYNLHRGEERYYHSLIYTIIASAGVNVTAEELTSIGRSDIVIEERGKVYIFEIKIDKGAREGIRQIKEKRYYEKYVGKEIYLIGIKISSKERNIEEYVIEKINK, via the coding sequence ATGAAGAAGCTGCCGATAGGGGTACAGGATTATAGAGAAATAGTAGAAGAAAATTATGTTTATGTGGATAAAACAAAATATTTGTATGATTTAATGACAAGTGGGAAGTTTTACTTTTTATCACGACCAAGGAGGTTTGGGAAGAGTTTAACGATATCGACGTTGTATTACATATTCAAAGGGGAGAAAGAACTTTTCAGAGGAACATACATATACGACAAGTGGGATTTTAAAGAGTATCCCATTATTAAACTTGATATGTCAGATAATACGTTAAGTACATACGAAAAATTCTTGGAATCACTACATAATAAATTTAACGAATTATATAGCAAACATGGCTTACAAGCAACGACAGACGATTTACCAACAATGTTTGGTAACTTAATAACTGAATTAAACGCGAAATACAGAGAAAGAGTAGTGATATTAATAGACGAATATGAAGCACCGATATTAGAACATATAAATAACAAAAAAGAAGCGGAAAAGATAAGAAGTTTTTTAAGAGAGTTTTATAAAAAGATAAAGACAAAAGATGAATACATAAAATTTGTTTTTATGACAGGGATAACGAAGTTTACAAAGACAGGGGTATTTTCGGCATTAAACAATTTGAATGACATATCGTTGAACAAGAAATATTCACAGATGCTAGGGTACACACAAGAGGAGCTAGAGTATTATTTCAAAGAACACATAGAAGAGACGGCAAGAGAGATAGGGATGGGGAAAGAAGAGTTAATAGAGAACCTGAAAGAATACTACAATGGATTTTCATTTGATGGGAGGAGGAGTGTATACAATCCATTTTCGATATTGAGATTTTTTGAAGAGAGAGAATTTAAGAACTATTGGTTTGAGAGTGGGTCACCATCGTTTTTGTACGAATACATAAAGGGGAGGAAAGTGACATATGAAGAGCTAGTGAAATATCCGGTAAGTGCAATGGATTTTACGACGAGGGAGATAGAAGATGCGAATGCGAACATATTCTTTGCCCAGGCGGGATATTTGACGTTTAAAGGAGTAAAAAAAATAGGATTAAGGGAAAAATACATATTAGACTATCCGAACATAGAAGTGAGGAACAGCTTTTCAAAGTTAATATTAGAGGCAAATTATGGGATAGAAGGGACAGAAGAGATTGAGAATAGGATATATGAGAAGATAGAAAAGGGAGAGATAAAGGGATTAATAGAAGAGATAAAGAGGATAATAAGCAGTATACCATACAATTTACACAGGGGAGAAGAGAGATATTATCATTCATTGATATACACGATAATAGCGTCAGCGGGAGTGAATGTGACAGCAGAGGAATTAACGAGTATAGGTAGGAGTGACATAGTGATAGAAGAAAGGGGAAAGGTATACATATTTGAGATAAAGATAGACAAAGGAGCAAGGGAAGGGATAAGACAGATAAAAGAGAAGAGGTATTATGAGAAATACGTAGGGAAAGAGATATATCTGATAGGGATAAAGATAAGTTCGAAAGAGAGGAATATAGAAGAGTATGTGATTGAGAAAATCAATAAATGA
- a CDS encoding amino acid ABC transporter ATP-binding protein → MILEVRDLHKSFGDLKVLKGINLTVEKGETIVIIGPSGGGKSTFLRCINHLEDYQKGEIIFLGKKVDKSENINELRTKIGMVFQHFNLFPHMSVLDNLILAPTKVLKMDKEKAIKKAKKLLERVGLLEKINYYPDNLSGGQKQRVAIARALMMDPVLMLFDEPTSALDPELVGEVLEVMKDLAKSGMTMIVVTHEIGFAREVADRIIFMDQGVIAEDGTPEEIFKNPKKQRTKEFLRHIL, encoded by the coding sequence ATGATATTGGAAGTAAGAGATTTACACAAAAGCTTTGGAGATTTAAAAGTGTTGAAAGGTATAAACTTAACAGTTGAGAAAGGAGAAACTATCGTAATAATAGGTCCAAGTGGTGGTGGGAAAAGTACGTTTTTAAGATGTATTAATCATTTAGAAGATTATCAAAAAGGTGAAATAATATTTTTAGGTAAGAAAGTTGATAAGTCTGAAAATATAAATGAATTAAGGACAAAAATAGGTATGGTATTTCAACATTTTAATTTGTTTCCTCATATGTCGGTGTTAGATAATTTAATTCTTGCACCAACGAAAGTACTAAAAATGGATAAAGAAAAGGCTATTAAAAAAGCTAAAAAACTTCTAGAAAGAGTTGGACTATTGGAAAAAATAAATTATTATCCCGATAATCTTTCAGGAGGTCAAAAACAACGTGTTGCGATAGCTAGAGCACTTATGATGGATCCAGTGCTTATGCTATTTGATGAACCTACATCTGCACTTGATCCAGAGCTTGTTGGTGAAGTACTTGAAGTAATGAAAGATTTAGCAAAATCTGGTATGACAATGATAGTTGTTACCCACGAAATAGGGTTTGCGAGAGAAGTAGCAGATAGAATTATATTTATGGATCAAGGGGTTATAGCAGAAGATGGAACTCCTGAGGAAATATTTAAAAATCCAAAAAAACAAAGAACAAAAGAATTTTTAAGACATATATTGTAA
- a CDS encoding amino acid ABC transporter permease, whose product MEAITVVIENLPFLLLGAWDTLKLTFFSVLIGLVLGTFIGMGRLSKIKAINIPSTVYVEFLRGTPLLVQISIVYFGLPQLGIQLEAYPAAIVALGLNSGAYIAEIVRAGIQSIPKGQYEAARSLGMTHFQTMRYIILPQAFKNILPALGNEFITLTKDSSLASIIGVTELMRRGQFVITRTFQTFSIYFGIALIYFVMTFTISRLVRFAEKRMEIS is encoded by the coding sequence ATGGAAGCAATAACTGTTGTAATAGAGAATCTACCTTTTTTGCTACTTGGGGCATGGGATACTTTAAAGCTTACATTTTTTTCGGTGCTTATAGGACTTGTTCTTGGAACGTTTATTGGAATGGGCCGCCTTTCAAAAATAAAAGCGATAAATATACCGTCAACTGTATATGTGGAATTTTTGCGTGGAACACCGTTGTTGGTACAAATATCAATAGTGTATTTTGGACTTCCGCAACTTGGTATACAACTGGAAGCATATCCTGCTGCAATTGTTGCACTTGGTTTGAATAGTGGTGCCTATATTGCAGAAATAGTAAGGGCAGGTATTCAATCTATTCCGAAAGGTCAATACGAGGCAGCAAGATCTCTTGGAATGACACATTTTCAAACGATGAGGTATATTATTTTACCGCAGGCGTTTAAAAATATCTTACCTGCACTTGGTAATGAATTTATAACTCTTACCAAAGATAGTTCACTTGCTTCAATTATTGGTGTAACTGAATTAATGAGAAGAGGGCAATTTGTTATTACTAGGACGTTTCAAACATTTTCCATATACTTTGGTATTGCTCTAATATATTTTGTGATGACATTTACTATATCAAGATTAGTGAGATTTGCGGAAAAAAGGATGGAGATATCATGA
- a CDS encoding basic amino acid ABC transporter substrate-binding protein gives MRRWVAVFVFLIIVGVIFGGTLSEIKERGKLIIGTEPTFPPFEYVDKDNNIVGFDIDIAKKIAEELGVELEIVNLPFDSLIPAIMSDKIDLIIAGMTITKERAKVIDFSIPYFNANQSIVVRKGESFSPKSLNELVGKRVAVQLGTTGDLVVSDIKRIKITRFQKFTDAFLELQNKRVDAVVLDEAVARAYVKKFPKFEVSTVIDTGEKYGIGVKKENTELLEFVNKVISNLFKSPYDVLVEKWF, from the coding sequence ATGAGAAGATGGGTTGCTGTTTTTGTGTTTTTGATAATTGTAGGAGTTATTTTTGGAGGCACTTTATCAGAAATAAAAGAAAGAGGAAAACTTATTATTGGTACTGAGCCAACTTTTCCGCCCTTTGAATATGTGGATAAAGATAACAATATAGTTGGTTTTGACATTGATATTGCCAAAAAAATTGCAGAAGAACTTGGAGTAGAACTTGAGATTGTTAATCTACCGTTTGATTCTCTAATTCCTGCTATTATGTCTGACAAAATTGATTTAATAATAGCTGGTATGACTATAACAAAAGAGAGAGCAAAAGTAATAGATTTTTCTATCCCATATTTTAATGCAAACCAATCAATTGTTGTTAGAAAAGGTGAAAGTTTTTCTCCAAAAAGTCTTAATGAATTAGTTGGAAAACGCGTTGCAGTACAACTTGGTACAACGGGTGATCTTGTCGTATCTGATATTAAGAGAATAAAAATTACGAGATTTCAGAAGTTTACCGATGCATTTCTTGAACTTCAAAACAAACGTGTTGATGCAGTTGTTTTGGATGAGGCTGTGGCAAGGGCATATGTAAAAAAATTTCCAAAATTTGAAGTTTCCACGGTAATAGATACAGGAGAAAAATATGGAATAGGGGTTAAAAAGGAAAATACCGAATTACTTGAATTTGTAAATAAGGTAATTTCGAATTTATTTAAAAGCCCGTATGATGTGTTAGTTGAAAAATGGTTTTAA
- the glmS gene encoding glutamine--fructose-6-phosphate transaminase (isomerizing), whose protein sequence is MCGIVGMVGTEFKIDELVEDLQKLEYRGYDSAGVAFYDNGKISVEKSLGRIKNLKSKIPDKSTSVGIAHTRWATHGAPNDKNAHPHTDCSGKIAIVHNGIIENYAELKEELIKKGHKFKSDTDTEVIAHLIEELFRGDIYKAVLETVKQLKGAYAIVVMHSDFNDTLVAARKGSPLVLGKGTDKVILASDVTPILRYTKDVVFLEDGDVVFLRNGEYKITDINGNILLRKVHHVDWDETAAEKSGYKHFMLKEIMEEPEAIESALVGRITMEGPLLNELKEFNVENVEKIKLVACGTSYHAGLVFKYFLEKYVSVDVEVDVASEFRYRNIHIDKKTLVIAISQSGETADTLESVRLVKKDGAKIVSIANVVGSTITRESDVTIFMNAGPEIGVAATKTFVNQLVVLYILGMYILKSKNIWNEELEKDFQFLKKSPNVFRKILTTINLDEVSSYYKNYHHFMYIGRGINYPTALEGALKLKEISYINATAYPAGELKHGPIALLDPTFPVFAIVPKDKLFEKTKNNIEESRARKSRIIAVTNESNKELEGVADDIIYVPDSPDDMYPLTISPIIQLFAYQIADKRGYDPDKPRNLAKSVTVE, encoded by the coding sequence ATGTGTGGAATAGTAGGTATGGTCGGGACTGAGTTTAAGATAGATGAACTTGTAGAAGATTTGCAAAAACTTGAATATAGAGGATATGATTCTGCTGGAGTAGCATTCTATGACAATGGTAAAATTTCAGTTGAAAAATCCTTGGGAAGAATTAAAAATTTAAAATCTAAAATCCCGGATAAGTCTACAAGTGTAGGTATTGCTCACACAAGGTGGGCAACGCATGGAGCACCTAATGATAAAAATGCACACCCACATACAGATTGCAGTGGTAAAATTGCTATTGTTCATAATGGTATTATAGAAAACTATGCAGAGTTAAAAGAGGAACTAATAAAAAAGGGGCATAAATTTAAATCAGATACAGATACGGAAGTCATAGCCCATCTTATTGAAGAACTTTTTAGAGGTGATATATACAAAGCGGTTTTGGAAACAGTTAAACAACTTAAAGGGGCTTATGCTATAGTAGTTATGCATTCTGACTTTAATGATACGTTAGTTGCGGCACGGAAAGGAAGTCCACTTGTGCTTGGAAAGGGAACGGATAAGGTTATTTTGGCTTCAGATGTTACTCCAATACTTAGATATACAAAAGATGTTGTATTCTTGGAAGATGGTGATGTTGTATTTTTGAGGAACGGGGAATACAAAATAACAGATATAAATGGAAATATTCTTTTGAGAAAGGTACACCACGTGGATTGGGATGAGACGGCTGCAGAAAAAAGTGGATACAAGCATTTTATGTTAAAGGAAATAATGGAAGAACCGGAAGCAATAGAAAGTGCTTTGGTTGGGAGAATTACTATGGAAGGGCCGTTGTTAAACGAGTTAAAAGAATTTAATGTAGAGAACGTAGAGAAGATAAAACTTGTTGCTTGTGGTACAAGTTATCATGCGGGACTTGTTTTTAAATATTTCCTTGAAAAGTATGTTAGCGTAGATGTGGAAGTTGATGTTGCATCAGAATTTAGATATAGGAATATACATATAGATAAAAAAACTTTAGTAATTGCAATTTCACAATCTGGTGAAACGGCTGATACATTGGAATCTGTAAGGCTTGTTAAGAAAGACGGTGCAAAAATAGTTTCTATTGCGAATGTTGTAGGTTCTACAATAACAAGGGAAAGTGATGTTACTATATTTATGAACGCCGGTCCTGAAATAGGAGTTGCTGCTACAAAAACCTTTGTAAACCAACTTGTTGTTCTTTATATTTTGGGAATGTATATATTGAAATCAAAAAATATCTGGAATGAAGAGCTAGAAAAAGACTTTCAATTTTTAAAGAAATCTCCAAATGTGTTTAGAAAGATTTTGACTACCATAAATTTGGATGAGGTTTCTTCGTATTATAAAAACTATCATCATTTTATGTATATAGGTAGAGGAATTAATTATCCAACGGCACTCGAAGGTGCATTAAAATTAAAAGAGATAAGTTATATTAATGCAACTGCCTATCCTGCAGGTGAATTAAAGCACGGACCTATAGCATTACTTGATCCAACGTTTCCCGTATTTGCTATTGTACCTAAAGATAAACTATTTGAAAAGACAAAAAATAATATAGAGGAATCAAGAGCAAGGAAATCAAGAATAATTGCCGTGACTAATGAGAGTAACAAGGAACTTGAAGGTGTAGCAGATGATATAATATATGTTCCAGATAGTCCTGATGATATGTATCCGCTAACAATATCCCCAATAATACAGTTATTTGCCTACCAGATAGCAGATAAAAGAGGATATGATCCAGATAAACCGAGAAATTTGGCAAAAAGTGTTACTGTTGAATAA